The following is a genomic window from Amyelois transitella isolate CPQ chromosome 23, ilAmyTran1.1, whole genome shotgun sequence.
tatttttttatagccagaaaaaattgcatttttaatgTGTTTGTCAATGGGACCAGCCTAGTTTTCAAGGGATttcaatgcaattttttttaaagttacatGAATTTAATTGGCAAATTAAagtaagtgaaaaaaaaaggttatttcTATTGATTTGTAGCCTCTTATTAGTTTtggtattatacatatattgtagtTACTAGAATGCAAAGAGTCTCCgctgttacaattttttttttataaattacaccTCTTGTGACCATAAAAACTAATAAGTACGTTACAATTACATACCAAAACTAAGTAATCGAATAGATGGAGCCACTGTCAATTGAGCGGTTGTGAGTTGAAATTCTATGgggtacataataaaaaatattttacaaaagtcAAAATttgctaattaaaaaaatatttcagagtAACGTTAAAACTTAGAGGGAATAATAgaattgtatgtaatttttgctttaaagcaaaatattttttttttaatttttccatattttttaaatacttagttaCTGAAATAAGGTTTGTCgcacataataataatgcatACGGGGCTTAATTTGAGTTCTTTCTACGttaagtatttaaacaaaacctTGAATGTCCGTccttgatattttaatttcctttttgcTCATCGTGTTCAGATTTATTTCCCTCTAAGTATGTTTAAGTAGAAACTTCGATGTATGACTGTTCAAATCATCATTGTATGGCACCACCCTATTCTATGGTAACTCAAATCAGGTCTCTCATATATTCTTCTAACTGAATGTAAAGGTTATTGTAACACTAACTAGTTAATAGCACCtacaaaatcattatttagaaattcagcattagtaaattaaaaagtattatatagatacggatttttgtaattatacaGAGTCAACATTCTCGaagttaacatttaaattattcccaAATCCATTTTCTGGTGGGAAATTAAATTGaactcttattttttattattataacaaaacataataaatatattaaaatacatatccaaatttgaatgaaaaaataaaaataaacgagagacattaaacattatataaaattatgaaaagtatacagtaatgataaaatataagtttacaataaaaaaataaatatataaaaaattaaaaaaaaaatacaattaattttatatcaatcaTCTCAGTACTAGGGCTATATTAGTGTTACCACATCCCTTAcaagaatttaatataatgtacCTCTACCCTAAACCTACGGGGTACCCTTCGCGACCACTGTTGCTAACATCCCCTCCTCTAAGTACGTGTGTActacttaatataaatatagctaTATTTACACTTCGGCTAGCAGTCGTTTGGAGGCTATAGTGATATTtatactgattttttttttatttttttttactgaaaactgtcaatttgatatgttttttgtaagtgcaatatagaaataaacttTTGCGTTGAAATTTTCGTGGGAAATCGTTGAATATTggttttttacaaatttaaattgtgaaGAAAAGATTATGACAGTTTTgtcaaagtataaaaatattttattttaattttttttttggcagtACAAATATTTCTACAGATCCATATAGTTAAAGAACTAATATTAATCTATTTGTTCTTAGCGGTTTGAGCAATGTCATTGAATCCTCGATGTTCAATGTTAAAACTGAAAACGtgactattacaaaaaaaaaaatcgatgcCATGAagactaattaaaaaaaaaaaaaacttcaaagACCAATGGTAATTTCGTCATCATTCAAACTCATTCCTCGACAAATCTCAATTTCGTTTCAACAGACAAAGATTCAATTTATATTCTGATCAATTCCTTTTGAACTTCAAAATGGTCAATGTGACGACTAAGAATAGAGCGATCCACGCTAGCGTCGATATAAAACCCATGTATACGTCAGGGTCTGTTAGAGGCCATCCCCTCGTGAGGATGGACCTCAGGGAGGTGGTGGCGAGggtgaggggtaggcagagggaCACGTATCTGAGGATCCAGGGCATACCCTCGATGGGCCAGATGACGCCGCTGAGCAGCAGCGTGGGGTAGAAGGAGCCCAGCGCCAGCTGGATAGCGTTCCGCTCGAGCTCGCACGCCGCCGATATCACGAAGCCGAAGCACATGCCGCATAGGCCTGCCCAATTATATTAGTGTTAGCAGATTTtgcaacttttttttagaGACTTTTGAGTtgctttataatgtttattaataaaacaggtTATTAAGTAAAGGTATTAAACATAATACTTTCGATTCACCATCAAAAACGTTTTTACTGAACACTAATTTTGGGGGTCCCCAAGGCAGTGCTTTCGGCcttctataaaaaatttcGGCGTGCCCCAAGGTAGTACTTTTGGTCCACCTTAACAAATTTTGGCGTCCCCCAAGGCACTATTTTTGACCCACCagtaaatataacattaaaaaaatctacttaCCTTGCAACAAAGTAAGCATGATGACAAACATGATGTTGCCATTATTCTTGACCCCGAAGACGGATATCATGAAGATCAGCACCAGAGCCGTTTGTCCACACATGACAACGAACTGCGTTACCACATGCGAGAACAAGATCTCCCCGGGAGAGACTCCAGCCACCCAGGATCGGTCCAGGAGACCTTCCATTCGTTCAACGATCAACGCTGATGATGTCAGAGCGACGGCTAAGAAGAACACGATTCTGGAAAAATACGATCGAATTGAAAACCGaatctccttttttgaagttggTCAGGTTAGGTTATACAAAAATGctcattttatatattgaaaaagAACTGCATATTATGACAGTAATATTTGCGTTCTTTTTCTTAACTTGAACAACTTAAAGTTCAACTCACGTGAGAATAACTCCCGGCGCGACAAAGTCCGTAAAAGAGGGGTTCTTGTTCCCGTATATGGGGTCCTTGAAGTCGATCGGGATGTCGCCCAGCTTCGGGTTGTAGTTGCATGTGTCCAGCAGATcctgaaacattaaaaaggtataaatatatacgggacaaattacacagatcgagttagcctcgaagtaagttcgaaacttgtgttacgagatactgactcaacgattctatatttttgaataattcattaaaaataatttaattaattataattaaaatatgtaattcaTTCTATATTTCAGGTATTCAttgttaattgaaataaaacgaCTGGGGTGATACGAGTAGTTTATGTTTAAACTTCAGACATAATCATAACTATTAATGGGTAGGCTTATaacatgggattcttatttctggcgatgggctagcaacctacaGATGctagccatacagttgaacgcgGCCCATCAGTGTTTCAAGACTGCaagccctgtctaccccgcaagggatatagacgggattattatgtatgttaaactgGTAATATTGATAGGTCATAATTTCacaatgcgaaagtttgtatgtcaggatgtcagtgtggatgtttgttactctttcacgcaaaaactactgaaccgattacgatgaaattttgtatgtaggtagctgaagacccaaaataataataaaataacgaaataCAGCATGAGACAAGTAGAAGATGTTGTCTAGTTAAGTCAagagacgtgataataatgcgacgtattaagataatgccgaaatacgtaaaatgacgagctgtcaactaaaccagaataacataggctactttttatcccggagtttccGCGGGATTGAAAGGacttccatgcggacgaagtcgcgggcggcctctagtatatctaggtaataaataattcagatTTACCTTAGCGAAGTCGCGGTATGAGAACTGTATGTCGCGGTTCAACATGAGCCCTATCTGCTGGTTGGACATGTCCAGCCAGACCTCCACTTCGGAAGACGCGATGGTGTCGTCATCAGCGGTGTCGGCTGTGGACAACAAAtcattttataacataatcctactactattataaaggcgaaagtttgtatggatgtatggatgtttgttactctttcacgcaaaaactactgacccgattaccatgaaatttggtatgtaggtagctgaagacccagaataacacataggctactttttatcccagagttcccgcgggattgatagggtttccatgcggacgaagtcgcgggcggcctctagtctataatataaaaatgaatcgctaaatgtgttggtaagtgcataactcaagaacgcctcgaccaatttggccaattctttttttttatattcgtcGAAGCTCAAGGATGGTTTTTACGgcgaaaaaataccaaataattgcctGAAAAACCTTAtcagtcctattctttgtcccatacaaacgttttctaactaatacgtacaatcaatttgagctttattgctaatgtataaagttcactgttgtctaagcaatgtaggtctaatagataggaacaaaaaactgtcatattacaaatctttttgacagaacgaagtCTGTCGGGTCCGCTAGTGTTCCTATTAAGATGGAACAAAGTGGCTGAAATTGGTGACTAAGAATTGACATGTAGCGGGAGCTATGCTctaccgccaccaaagggaagatcttccgccaggttAGGTGTGAtgtctggggaaccgcgcgacagttgacgatgttgagtcggaggttgaatttatgctccaatccgtgaaatgtTTGTAATTACGATTTAGACCCTTcactgctattggctgagctcGTCATTTTCTTCGCTTTGGTTGACAGTTAATGTGTCACATCAGTGATGTCGTCACAGACAATAGcgtacaaaaacaaatgacaAAGTTTAAAtcccactaatattataaatgcgaaagtttccgagtatgtcagtatggatgtttgttactttttcatgCAAAAGCTACTGAAATTTGGtacgtaggtagctgaaggtccggaataatatataggcttctttttatcccgtagttcccgcgggatttattgttaatttatgataggttttccacgcggacgaagtcgcgggcacagctagtcttaaATAAAAGCCGTGTGCCACTTTGCCTTGAGTGGTTTACGAGAGGTGACCCCAGTATCTTCTAGACCCACAGTATTAAAACTAGGTATTTTCTGAGTTTGTGGGACTCACCgataagtttaaatatatgccACATATTTATGACTAGACTTAAAATCTCTcatggaaattattttttattttttttaccgaaTCGTTATGATCAAAATCCGGGAAATTGTCTTGTAATGCTCATACATGATACAAACCAAACCAAAGGCTGCCCACGCTTTTCCATCCAAGATAATTTGACCAATGTTCTGATAattgtgtttttataaatatcccCTATTTTGTTAATCATTAAACAACGATTGACTTACCCAAAGCCAATCGTGCTAAAAGCAAGTCCGTATAATTCTCGTTAAAGTACAGCGCCCCCCACGCCTCATACTCTTTCACCGCGCCTATATTATTCCTTCACAATGTGTTCTATATTAAATTCGTACCGTCTATCTTATTAGTCCTATTTGACAATTTTGTTTCAGTTTCAAGCAAGATTTTGTTTCAGCCCACCGGGATGAAACTAGGTATACTCCCCACGCCTCGCCTTCCATTCTACGTTCTAAGAATCGACGTCAcgttttttgtacaaataacATCTTAATTACGTACACAAAGCCAACTGAACTGTCTTTCGTAATTGTTTTTGCCTAATTTAGGGCTGATATCAAAACAACAAAGTATTCCAAATTCTTTGTCTCCATTATATTGAGTCCCattacaatttctttattaaaacagTCATTTATaccaaaatttaatacaaaatttgaaaGGACTTACCCAAAGCCAATCGTGCTACAAGTGAGTCCGTATAATTCTCGTTAAAGTACAGCGCCCCCCACGCCTCTCCCTCTTTCACCGCGTTCAGGGCCGACGTCAAATCCGCATAGTATTCCTTCACAGTGTGTTCCCGGAGTTGGTCCAGGTACCTACAGGAGAGGTTCTTCATAGAGCAGGAAGAGTTGAAGGGGCAGTATCCGTCTATCACGTTCACGTCGTCATTAACTACGGCCTGAAAGATGGAAGGAAGAGTTTTTAGAAAGACATACAGTCGCAATgaagtatttataaacataacagCGAAGAAAGATGTACAATGCGTGACTTGAAGGATTCGTATGATGCTTTTGATAATGATATACCAGTGGTAACATACTGGACCTTGGAAATATGACTAAGGGGAggtttataaaaacatatatttttactggAGAGATAATATAGATGTAAATAATCAtgagaaaacaaataaattaaaggcGCAGACAAATAGAGTGCACGCTCCTCTCAGGGAAGTATCTTGGGACcgctatttaattttattctttataaatGATTACCAAATTTTCACACCTTTCCGAAAATTGATCATGTTAAATTCTGGTTCTAATTTACTTCTCGTGTGTGTGATACAATTTTCGGACTCCTAAAATTCGGGGACAAAATCCCTTATTAAACTAAGCTCGATAGAAACAAATAAGTTACTACCAATTGAAGTCTTCTCTTCTCTTTCTTTTCTTCcaatatttcttttgatttgCCAGTCCTTAAATTTGGGAATAAAAACTCTAGCTCGTAACATATAAGCgactttataatttatcatGCTCGATATTGGTTCCAACTTACCAGTTTCAGCCCGCTCGGGTCGCGTCCTATAGCCAAGCAGAAGAGTATGACCTGCATCACAGGCAGAACGAAGATGAACAGCATCACGCCGATGTTCCTCCACATCCTGAGGAAGTTCTTCTGGATGAGGGCCTTTATTTTCCCGCGAGATGTAAGCTGAAATGTGGGAGAAAAAGATTAAATATCTTTACGTCTTGAACTTActaatatcacttaatttgacttagtgttattttataattatatattgcaTGCTATAATTAATGACAGATCAGGaggaaatgtattttattctacaccttttgtaaacccttatcataagcaaataaatattctattccattttctattctattactcgcttataatataattattgtttgttgtCGTTTGACAAAAGCCGTGCCCTTTCGGAGTAGAGAATGAAATagagttttaaattatcagAAATGCGCATTGTTTTCCCTAATATTTGGGaaactaaaaaagaaattatgcCACGAAACAACATTCAACAACAAGTGTAACTAATGCATTAAAGAATAACTCACATTGAAACAGCTAGATCCGCAATCGTTGCATTCCGTCGTCATTGCTTCTGTCACCTTCCCGGGAAGCTGGAATTATTTGAatcatatgaaattgaaaaataaaaagtttataggtatataaattaaaaccgaCTACGAAAAACACTGAAAAGCTAAAAATTAGTGTAAATTAAACTAACAATACGTCGTAACGAGGCAATTAGTTTGTTTTGGTACCTAACCCACCTAATTCTAATTACATCAGTTTCTGGAGCTGTTTACGCCGCActcatcaaaaaatatatcaaatcgGATTATTAATACAGGATATATGCGGTaacacacataaaaaatacagtcaaattgagaacctcctcctcCTTTTTAAGTCGGTTTACAAGGAAACTTTAAGTGCCTGCTTTAAATATAATCTCATTGATGCGACGTTACGCGTCATCATTCTCCTGACATGAGCCTCTACGGAGGAccttaatacttttttaaaaatctttttttaatgaaggGACTTTTGTCTTTAAGAAACGTCAGTCCCATTGTAACAGATCtttaattacattacatacaggTTTGATACTTGTGTggattttaaacttgggacaacgacgtctatatccgttgcggggtagacagggccaacagtcctgaagagactgacaggccacgttcagctgtttggcgttatgatagacttgagatccaaatagtgacaggttgctagcccatcgcctaaaaaagaatcccgagtttgtaagc
Proteins encoded in this region:
- the LOC106140196 gene encoding ABC transporter G family member 23 isoform X2 — its product is MFITETSPPSPMGDEKESKISQIQFSAPFDKQENTMWQKRQQAVCVRHAFKHYGSNKRPNHVLSNLNMTVAKGTIYGLLGASGCGKTTLLSCIVGRRKLNSGEIWVLGGKPGTKGSGVPGKRVGYMPQEIALYGEFTIKETMMYFGWIFGMETREIAERLRFLLDFLDLPSENRMVKNLSGGQQRRVSFAVALMHDPELLILDEPTVGVDPLLRQSIWTHLVRITSSGDKTVIITTHYIEEARQAHCIGLMRSGRLLAEESPQALLTMYSCISLEDVFLKLSRKQGQTNPVVELNVSGGALGLNKMSKREEAPYAAEDAQVVGLNFHQSKEVLIVENGQAASNGDLPGKVTEAMTTECNDCGSSCFNLTSRGKIKALIQKNFLRMWRNIGVMLFIFVLPVMQVILFCLAIGRDPSGLKLAVVNDDVNVIDGYCPFNSSCSMKNLSCRYLDQLREHTVKEYYADLTSALNAVKEGEAWGALYFNENYTDSLVARLALADTADDDTIASSEVEVWLDMSNQQIGLMLNRDIQFSYRDFAKDLLDTCNYNPKLGDIPIDFKDPIYGNKNPSFTDFVAPGVILTIVFFLAVALTSSALIVERMEGLLDRSWVAGVSPGEILFSHVVTQFVVMCGQTALVLIFMISVFGVKNNGNIMFVIMLTLLQGLCGMCFGFVISAACELERNAIQLALGSFYPTLLLSGVIWPIEGMPWILRYVSLCLPLTLATTSLRSILTRGWPLTDPDVYMGFISTLAWIALFLVVTLTILKFKRN
- the LOC106140196 gene encoding ABC transporter G family member 23 isoform X3; this encodes MTVAKGTIYGLLGASGCGKTTLLSCIVGRRKLNSGEIWVLGGKPGTKGSGVPGKRVGYMPQEIALYGEFTIKETMMYFGWIFGMETREIAERLRFLLDFLDLPSENRMVKNLSGGQQRRVSFAVALMHDPELLILDEPTVGVDPLLRQSIWTHLVRITSSGDKTVIITTHYIEEARQAHCIGLMRSGRLLAEESPQALLTMYSCISLEDVFLKLSRKQGQTNPVVELNVSGGALGLNKMSKREEAPYAAEDAQVVGLNFHQSKEVLIVENGQAASNGDLPGKVTEAMTTECNDCGSSCFNLTSRGKIKALIQKNFLRMWRNIGVMLFIFVLPVMQVILFCLAIGRDPSGLKLAVVNDDVNVIDGYCPFNSSCSMKNLSCRYLDQLREHTVKEYYADLTSALNAVKEGEAWGALYFNENYTDSLVARLALADTADDDTIASSEVEVWLDMSNQQIGLMLNRDIQFSYRDFAKDLLDTCNYNPKLGDIPIDFKDPIYGNKNPSFTDFVAPGVILTIVFFLAVALTSSALIVERMEGLLDRSWVAGVSPGEILFSHVVTQFVVMCGQTALVLIFMISVFGVKNNGNIMFVIMLTLLQGLCGMCFGFVISAACELERNAIQLALGSFYPTLLLSGVIWPIEGMPWILRYVSLCLPLTLATTSLRSILTRGWPLTDPDVYMGFISTLAWIALFLVVTLTILKFKRN
- the LOC106140196 gene encoding ABC transporter G family member 23 isoform X1, coding for MTTPDLRSERVKQMFSWTTGETSPPSPMGDEKESKISQIQFSAPFDKQENTMWQKRQQAVCVRHAFKHYGSNKRPNHVLSNLNMTVAKGTIYGLLGASGCGKTTLLSCIVGRRKLNSGEIWVLGGKPGTKGSGVPGKRVGYMPQEIALYGEFTIKETMMYFGWIFGMETREIAERLRFLLDFLDLPSENRMVKNLSGGQQRRVSFAVALMHDPELLILDEPTVGVDPLLRQSIWTHLVRITSSGDKTVIITTHYIEEARQAHCIGLMRSGRLLAEESPQALLTMYSCISLEDVFLKLSRKQGQTNPVVELNVSGGALGLNKMSKREEAPYAAEDAQVVGLNFHQSKEVLIVENGQAASNGDLPGKVTEAMTTECNDCGSSCFNLTSRGKIKALIQKNFLRMWRNIGVMLFIFVLPVMQVILFCLAIGRDPSGLKLAVVNDDVNVIDGYCPFNSSCSMKNLSCRYLDQLREHTVKEYYADLTSALNAVKEGEAWGALYFNENYTDSLVARLALADTADDDTIASSEVEVWLDMSNQQIGLMLNRDIQFSYRDFAKDLLDTCNYNPKLGDIPIDFKDPIYGNKNPSFTDFVAPGVILTIVFFLAVALTSSALIVERMEGLLDRSWVAGVSPGEILFSHVVTQFVVMCGQTALVLIFMISVFGVKNNGNIMFVIMLTLLQGLCGMCFGFVISAACELERNAIQLALGSFYPTLLLSGVIWPIEGMPWILRYVSLCLPLTLATTSLRSILTRGWPLTDPDVYMGFISTLAWIALFLVVTLTILKFKRN